ACAATTCATGAACAATAAGTTGAAAATTACTATAAAATAATTATTAATGAATTTTACAATAAATTATTCAGATTGTTCCACAATTTCATTCTGATTCTCCATTGTTCAAATCTAATTCCTTCAACAATAATTTTCTACATGAGTATGATACATGGTGAGCAATATTTATTAGCTCTAACTCCCCCAATGTTTTTGGATGAATTACCTCTTTCCCCAACAAACTGGAAACATGTTCTTTTGGGATTCTAAAAAATTCCCCCTTTTCACAAACAATATAGTCATAATTTCCTTTTATTTTACTCATTAATTCTTTAACCTCTTTTATTATATCCTTTGGTGTCTGTGTTGTACTCTCTGAGTAATGCACCTCAATCTTTTCGACATGTATTACTCTATCTGCTGATATCTCAGCCAAAATCCCTGCGTAGAGCCTTAAGAATTTCCCATATACTTCATGTCTTCCAGATATATCTATCCCAAGCACCTTTATCTTATCACCTCATCATGTTGTTATTTCTTAGAAGTCTATTCTAATGGTTACAGTTCCAAAGGTCTTTTTGCTTTCTCTAAATGATGTTATATCAGTTATTATCCTCATAATGCAAGACCTCTCATTAATTAATGTTATGTGGTCGGTTATTATAATCTCTTCAAATGAATATTTTTCAATGAGGTCTATGATTTCTTTAACAATTTTTTCGTCAAGTATGTTTAATGTTTTTGTTGTTATTGAGATATGATCTACTCTATTCTTGCTCTTCATTATTTTTGCAAGTGGTTCCCAATCTCTTGTTTGTATTTCAATATACCCTTCTTTTTCTGATACAGCATATCCCCTCGCACCAAGCAATACAACCATATCATCAGCAAGTTTATTTACCTTTGACATATCACTATCGTAAAAATAGAAGTTTGTTATGTGTTTGCATTCTGTTATTTTTGGCATTTCATTTAGTAGAATCACTGATGCCCTCAACAAGTCACTTTTAGTTACAATTCCCAGTAAATTGTTATCCTCATCAACAACCAATACCCTCCCAATATCATTCTTCCACATGATTTTTTGGACATCTGCTGCACTTGTTTTTGGAGATACGGTTATTAACTTGTCCTCAGGAGTCATTACATCTTTAACTTTAAATTTTTTAAATAATTCCCTTCCAATCTTTTTTAAATCATTGAAGGTGACAATACCAAGAATGTTGTCATCTTTATCAACAACAGGATAACCCAAATGCTTATGTTCTCTAATATGTTTTTCAAATTTTTCCAAGTCCATATCTTCTGGAACGGTCAAAACATTTTTTGTCATTATGTCCTCTACTGTTATCTCATTTAGGACACTCGATGCATATGTTTTTATTATATCTTCTTCAAACTCTATTAGAAACTTGGTTATTTTTTCAAAGATTTCACTCAAATGGTTCAGTTCCAATCCAATGTTATATATCCTTTCAATTGTTGATAGTTTTTTAAAAAACATGAACTATCACCACAAGGAATTTATAAATAAAGGGTGTTAAATAAAAATTCCCATTCTCATTATTTATAAATTAATAACTTATAACTTAACAGTTTTATAATTATTTAATTATTTAAAAATTGTGATACGGATTTTAGGATTACATAATCATAAACACAAAAATTATAGGCATTACTAAATTTTATAATGAAACTTCTTAAAAAGATTTATCAAAGAGAGAGTGTACCGATCAAAGTGGAGCATACTATCTTAGATATTCTTTATTGTAAAATTACGTATCAACTATAAATCATTAGGTTTAGTGGTGAGGTTATGAGAGGTTTTATTATTGGGAGGTTCCAACCATTCCACAATGGACATTTAAATGTTATAAAGAAGATATCTAAGGAAGTGGATGAGCTGATAATAGGTATCGGAAGTGCTCAAAAAAGCCACACCCTTGATAACCCATTTACTGCAGGAGAGAGAATAATGATGATAACAAAAACATTGAAAAATTTTGATTTTCAATATTATGTAATCCCAATAAATGATATTGAGTTCAATGCAATCTGGGTCTCTTATGTTGAGGCGTTAACACCTCCTTTTGACGTGGTTTACTCAGGAAATTCACTTGTTAGGGAGTTATTTGAGGAGAGAGGATATATGGTTAAAAAACCAGAGATGTTTAACAGAAAAGAATACTCTGGAACTGAGATTAGGAGAAGGATGTTAAATGGAGAAGAATGGGAACCTTTAGTTCCAAAGGAGGTTGCTGAAGTTATAAAAGAAATAAGAGGAGTCGAGAGGCTAATTAGGTTGAGTGAAAAGGACTATTAAAATCTTAAAAAATTTTGGAGGGTTTAAAATGAAAGGGCATTTTGCACCAAAAATGTGTATTGAAAAGGAAGTTGATCCCGAAGAAATTCTAGAGTATATGCACAAGAATATTGAAGAAGGGGATTACATTGAAGTGTATTTTGGTAGGGTCCATGTTGAAGGGACTGTAGTGGTTGCAAGTGATGGATTCTTTAGAGTTGATACAGACAACGACCTCTTGGGGACTTTGGAGTTTGATGTTTCATCAATTATTGATGATTTAATAGAATTAGTGCATATAAAAGAGGATAACGCAGAGGAGAAAATTATTTTAAGAGTAAAAGGGTAAATATAGCCATAATTTATTTATATGCCTATGAATTTCAAATAGTGGTTATCTTCCCTTAAAATTTGAAATAATGCTAAATAATCTTAAAAAAATTTATTGTAGCCATATTTCAAATTCTAACGCATGGCTATAATATATCTAAGAGGCACTGCCGAGCGTAGCGAGGCAGTGCATCCGATTTTGATGAAATCGAAGCGAAGCTTCGAGCTGCAAAACCCTTCTAACGCACACGACTATGGGTTGGAGGTCGTTATGTTGAAATTTCATGAGTTTATGGGAGCAATAACAAAAGAGGGAATAAGCATTGCCGAAAAATCCAGAGAAATCGTAAAGAATAAAATAAGGAATGTTTTAGGGGATAAAATAAATAGTTACTCAAAAGAAGAATTAAGCATTATTGAGAGGGTAGTCCACGCAACTGCTGATGAGGAATACGCAAAGTTGATATATTTTAAAGATAATGCAGTAGAGGAAGGAGTCAAAGCAATAAAAGAAAACAAGCCCATAGTAGTAGATATAAACATGATAAAAGCGGGAATAAGATACAATAATACATATTGTTTTATAAATGATAGAAAAACTTATGAACTTGCACAGAAAGAACAAATCACAAGGGCAGTGGCCTCAATAAGGATTGCAAAAGATTTGATAGATGACGGGATTGTTGTTATTGGAAATGCCCCAACTGCATTGTTGGAAGTTATAAGGATGATCAATGAAGAGAATATAAAGCCAAGAGTTGTTATTGGAGTTCCCGTAGGTTTTGTTCAGGCGAGTGAATCGAAAGAACTGCTGAGGAAAACTGATGTTCCTTCAATAACAACCATAGGACCAAAGGGAGGAACACCAGTGGCAGTTTCAATAATCAATGGAATTATAGCAATGAGTAGGGATGAGAGAGTTTAGGAATCAAATTTATTAAAAAATTTAAGAAAGCATCTATTCTGTTTGGATGCAACTAATGTAATTTTACTACAAACCATCAAAATTTTTTAATTTAGGAGTTTTGTAAATATATTTAAATATTTGGATTAATTATGAAAAAGACCTTAAATATAAAAGGACTATGAAATTTTCCACAACTCTATGGTTTAATTTTTTATGGGCTCCTATGAAACCCCTATTATCAAAGAGGCAATTTTAATCCTAAAATTCTTTGAAACCCATAAATAGATATTCATTATATAGAATATCACCTTTCCGTTTTTGGAAAGGTAGGGGTGAAATATATTCATTCTGAAAATACATAACGTTTCTTTTTTAGCATAAACAAATTTTTTGTTATTCAAAATAACAGTATGAGATTACAATAGATATACTTAATGTAGTGATTATAATTAAATATTCAAATATACTTGCGAAAGTTCTATAATTAATTCAGTTAAACCTTCAAAAAAGAAATATCCAACAGCACAGTAAATAGATAGTTTTTTATTTTCTTTTAGGGCTTTGTTTATCTTTTCTTTGAATAACTCTAATACTGTTTTCTCATAAGGTAGAATATTGGGCTTATTATTGTAGATTGGGATTGTTTGAATGAACCCCATTTTAACCCCTATTTTTGTTAATTGATTAAATTATCTTATACATCTGGACATACTCTATTATAATTTCATTATTTGTTTCTTTATCAATTTTTTTGTCTTTTCTTTTTTGTAAAATTTTAAAGCCATTGTTTTCATAAAATTTAATTAACTTTTCATTATTTAGAGTTTCTACCAAGATTATCCTTCCCCCAACAAGCTCATTTGCATTACATAGTGTATCTATTGCTTCTTGTAGTATTATATCCCCCTTAATTTCATCCCAAAATTTATCGTTTTTTCCCAGTTGTCCAATAAGATAGATAGAAAATTCTTTCTTTTCTTTAGAGATGCCATCTAACTTTTTTAACGTCTTTTTTGATATTTCTTCATCAACAATTTTTAAAATAGATAGTGCTAAGGTAAAGTATGCTAAAATATCCTTAGTATCTTTTTTGAAAATTAGATAGGTTCTACTTTTATTTAATTTTTCAAACAATATTGCAGTATTTTTTAAAAATAATTCAACATCAGGATTTTTAGAACAACTAAAATTATTTAGTAAATTTTTTACTTTTTCTTCATCATATTTTTCTAATAATCTTTTTAGTGGAACTATAATTCCATCTTCTCTAACCATCTTTCGCCCTCTTCCAGTTTTTTCCTAAATCTTTCTGCTCTCTTTTTAATTTCTCTCCAATCAGTGTGTTTTGATTTTAAATCATTTAATAGTTTTTCAGCCACTTCTTTATCCTTAATAATGCAAATACCTTCTTCTAACAATGTAGCCATTTTTATCACCAAAACTTTTTAATAAATTTTATATCAATTTAGATATAAATTTTTTAACTTTTTATTTTCCCTTAATCATAGTCCCCATCAAACATATAAATATATAACTAAATCAATATACTTTAAATATTAAAGACACCACAACGTTATAATGCCAAGATTTTTGGGTATGACATGAATACAAAAGTATTACTAATTAATATTATTTATAGTAGTTTTATTATTAAAAAAGCAATACTGTTAAAAAGATGGAAAAAATTAATTAACATCTATAAATATTTAAATACATGATGGGAATTAAGGCATTAAATGGCAATAATCCTTCCTTAAAATTTGAAATAAGGCATAAATCTTTATGACTTTATATACGGCAAAACTTTCAGTTTTGCCAAAAGATATTCGGCAAAATCCCTTGGATTTTGCCAAAAAACCCTTCTAACGCATACGACTATAATTTTACTACAAACCATCAAAATTTTTTAATTTTTTAATTAATTTTTTAATTAAAAGTTGCATAGGATAAATAAAAATGAAAGAGTTTAACAGGTGGTATTTTGGAAAAGATTATTGTTAGATACGGTGAAATTGGGACAAAGTCAAAACAAACAAGGAAGAGATTTGAGGAACTCCTTGCAAAGAGTATAAGAAAACTCCTTCAAAAATATGATATACACCCAGATGTTAGTATATTGCACACAAGGTTATTAGTAGAGGTTAATAAGGAAGATTTTGAAAAAACTCTTGAATTACTAAGAAAAGTTCCTGGAATAAGTTCATTTAGCCCATGTGTCGAGTGTAAGTTGGATATTGACAACATTGTAAAAACTGCAAAGAGAGTTGTTAAGGATAAACTAAAATCCATTGATAAAGATGAGATAACTTTTGCAGTAAAAACACAGAGAGTTCAGAAATACTTCCCATTAACATCCCCTGAAATAAATAGTATTGTTGGAGAGAAAATCATAGAGGAGTTTGGATTAAAAGTTGATTTAAAAAATCCTGACATACTCGTTGAAATAGAAGTTTTAAAGGATAGAGCATTTATTTTCACAGAAAGAATTAGAGGTATTGGTGGATTACCAGTAGGAACTCAAGGGAATGTATTGGTTTTAATGTCTGATGGTATTGACAGCCCTGTTGCTGCATATCTAATGATAAGAAGAGGGTGCAACGCTACGTTGTTACATTTAAAGTTATCAGAAGAAGGGCTTAAAAAGACAAGAAAACTTGCAGGTATTTTAAGTGATTATGATTGTGATTTGAGGTTTGTAGTGAAAGACTTTAGAGATGAGTTGAAAAGTATAAAAGAGAATCTTAAAAAGCTCGACAAGGAAGAGTACACCTGTATATTCTGCAAGAGAACTATGTTAAAAATAGCGGAGAAATATGCAAAAGATTTGGGCTGTGATGCTATCGTTACAGGAGATAATTTGGGACAAGTGGCATCTCAAACCTTAAAGAATTTAAGGGCTATAAGTGAAGGAATTGAATTGCCCATATTGAGACCTTTGATTGGAATGGACAAAAATGAAATAATAGAGATTGCAAAAGAAATAGGAACTTTTGAGATTTCAACAAGTAAAGAGATTAAATGTTTTGCAGTTCCAAAATATCCTGTAACAAAAGCAAATATTGAAAAGATTAAGGAAATTGAAAAAGAATTAAAAATAAGAGGACATTGAGCGAAAATACCTTATTCTTTTTTTTTTTGATGAAACTTTTTAAAAGTTTCATTGAGAAAATTAGGGAGATTGAAAAAGAATTAAAAAATATTAGCAAATAATTCCAATTTCTTTTTAAAGTTTAAAACGTCCAAGAGTTAAAAATAATATTTTAAAAATTTTTGAAATTCTATTAATTAAAATAAAAAGACACCCAAAGCTAAAACTATGATAGTTATTAGTATCATTGCAAGATCCTCAACCCCAATTTTCTTTTTATGTAAAAATAAATCTGATTCATTTGAATAGCATCTTGATAACATTGCAAGGTATGTTTTTTCTCCCTGCTCATAAGCTCTTAAAAACAAATTTCCTACAGTATAACCGAATATATGGAGTATTTTTTTGTAGGATAAGTTTTTTCTATTAAATCCCCTTGATTTTTGTGCTTTTATTGTGTTTTCAAGGACATCATACATCACAAACAAATATCTCACCATCAACCCCAAGAGCATAGCCATAATCTTTGGAAGCCCCAACTTTCTCGCTGCATTTATAACCTCATACATAGGTGTTGTTGAAGATAGCAAAACAATACCTGTGACACTAACTAAGACCTTTAGAAATAATATTATTCCAAACGTTAATCCTTCTTGATATATTGGCATGCCAAATAAGCAATAGATTACAGTATCCCCCTTAATAAATGGTTGAAATAGTGCAATGGTTCCCCCAAACGGCAATATAAGAGCTATTCTTTTAAACATATAGAGTAAAGATAATCTTGACAATATTATTAGAAATATTAAATAACCCTCAACCAACAACATTGCAAATACGTTGTTGTAAACGGTTATATAAAAAATAATGAGGAGCGTCAAAACTAATTTAACTCTCGCATCCAATTTGTGGATTATACTATCTTTAAAATTTTCCCTTTCAAGTGATGATAATGAAATATGCATAAAACCACCAAATTGTAAATTGTTATTGAAATTATAGTTTTATTTTATTTAAAATAGACACTTTAGATTAAAAATAAATGAAGAATATAAAAAGCTTAGTTTTTCTTTGCAATAGCAACAGTTATCCCATAAGCAACAGCCAATATTATTATAATCCCGACAATCATTGCTATAACCTCTCCAACTTTACCCATACCTTCAATTGAGTAATCTGGCATTGGAGATGGGACAACGGTTCCCTCTTCCTCTAAACCAATTTGTTGAAGGTTGTGATGCAATGTCTTTTCATTTATAATCTTCTCAGCCGTACTCTCTAACCCATCTGGGTTTGGACATGCTAAGAACGGTGCCAAAACACCAATTATTAAAGATATTACCAATCCATACAACAAAATTTTTTTGTTGTCCATTTAATATCACCTTTATTTAATATGATGATTTTTTATTCATTGACAGTTGATTTTGCCCCAATTAAATCAGGTTTTACATTTGAGAGGTATGCTATGACTATTGCTGTTATTGCCCCTTCAATTATTCCAATACATGCGTGGTAGAGACCCATGTAGTAGAGACCTTTGTCCAATGGGAATGTTCCAGCGATTGCCATCTCTATTGCACATACTATTGCAGATAAGAACAAGCTTGCCCATCCTGCAACAAATGCAGCGATTGGAGTTCCAATGTTTTTCAATGCTTTAAATACGTAGTAACCTACAAAACTACCAATAATTCCCATGTTAAAGATGTTTGCACCCATAACCAACAATCCACCATCTGCGAAGAAAACACCTTGAACAATTAAAACCAATGTCAACATTAAAACTCCAGCCCATGGACTGTCAAATATTATTGCAGTTAAAGCCCCACCAACCATATGTCCACTTGTACCCCATGGAATTGGCATGTTCATTGCTTGAATAGCAAAGATACCTGCTGCTAAAGCAGCGAACAATGGAACTTTTTTCTCATCAAGCTCTTTTGATGCCCACTTTAAGGACATCGCAATAAATGCCAAAGATATCAACCAAAAAACACCGCATTCCCATAGTGGCATAAATCCATCTGGTATGTGCATAGTTTCACCTTTTTTTACTATTTCACACTTGTAAAAGATTTAGTAATACAGTATTACATAATGACGATATTTCATATATATAGTTTTCTATAAAATTGAGGTTGTCGAAAAATTATTTCATCAATGAATTTAAATATTACTCTCTAATACTAATAACTCTCATTAGTGTTAAAATATTATGAACGATTGCTACTGCTAAAGTAGCTCTACATCTACTTTCAGGTAGTTTTTCATTTAGAGTTAATCTAAATTTAGTTTTTAGCCCTCCAAATATCGCTTCTATTACCCCTCTAATTTTATACAGTTTCTTATCAAACAATTTTTTAACTTTCTTTCTGATTTTAGAAATACCGTAATCCCATTTAAACTCTTTTGTTTTAACTATTGGAATGAGGTCTATGGATAACAACTCTCTAAGTAAATCTTCATCATCGTAACCACCATCCAACAATATTATCGCACCTTTCACAAAATCTAAAGATTTTATCATTTTTAGTAAGTTTTTACTGTCTGAACTATATCCATTATCCCATTTTACCATAACAATCGAAATTAATCCATAATCTTTATAATAGCAAGCTAATACGTGCATTTTGTCAAAAACCCGATACTTTACCTTTTTTATTTCATTATTCACAACTCTGATTCTTTCACAATACACTCTTAATAAATGGACTCCAGTGGAATCAGCTATGTAAATTATAACCGATGATTTTAACGAATTAGCAATAATTAAGTGTAATCCAACGATTATTTTAGTTAAATCGCTTATTTTAATCCTCTGAAAAGCTTTTCCGTATGTGGAGCTATCTATATGCTTTTTATGTAAATAATCGGAAAGAGTTTCTAAATCTCTTAAACTAATTCTAAAAATGTGTTTTATTATTAGAGTAGCTATATATTCATTGTAACTTATAGCTAAAGGCCTTCCTACTTTGCGTTTTTCTTTATATGGAAGTAAAATATTTATAATAAATGAAACAAAATCATAAGTGTACTTAATATTGAATATCTTAAACCTCTTATCGTAGGCTTTCCAGTATCCTTTTCTTTTGGTTTTTCTGCCGCTCATAATTATTATTACTATTATTTATAGTATTCGTATTTTTCGACAACCTCTATAAAATTTCTTGTAATAATTTGGAATATTACTTGACTAAGAGTATTACTACAATAACACCAAATTTCTCAAAAAATGTAAAAAAGTATTTAAAATCCAAAAAATATCTTAAACCATATAAAATTAATTTGAGATTTAAAGTAAGAAGATTTTAATACATTAAGGCTATAAAATAAGCAAATATCTGCAAAATTCGGAAATTTTCTCATTAAATTTTATTAATGTTAATATGGTGAAAGGATGCAAAAATATAGCCATGTTTTTGAAGTATTAAAGGAAAATGGCATAAAAGAGCTCCGTCCTCCACAAAAGAAGGTTATTGAAAAAGGGTTATTAAATAAAGAAAAAAATTTTTTAATCTGCATTCCAACGGCGAGTGGAAAAACCCTAATCGGAGAAATGGCATTAATAAATCATCTTTTAGATGAAAACAAAACCCCCACAAACAAAAAAGGTTTATTTATAGTTCCTTTAAAGGCATTAGCAAGCGAAAAATATGAGGAATTTAAGAGGAAATATGAAAAATATGGCTTAAAAGTGGCGTTATCTATTGGGGATTATGATGAGAAGGAGGATTTATCATCCTACAATATCATCATAACCACTGCAGAAAAATTGGATTCTCTTATGAGACATGAGATTGACTGGCTTAACTATGTTTCTGTTGCTATTGTTGATGAAATCCACATGATAAATGATGAAAAGAGAGGAGGGACGTTAGAGGTTTTATTAACAAAATTAAAAAATTTAGATGTGCAGATAATTGGCTTATCAGCAACAATTGGAAATCCTGAGGAATTAGCGGAGTGGCTTAATGCTGAACTCATTATAGATAATTGGAGACCTGTGAAGTTAAGGAAAGGTATCTTTTTCCAAAATAAGATTATGTATTTAAATGGGGCATGCAAAGAACTGCCAAACTTCTCAAATAACCCAATGTTGAATTTAGTTTTAGATTGTGTTAAAGAGGGGGGTTGTTGTTTAGTATTCTGCAATTCTAAGAATGGGGCTGTTAGTGAAGC
The sequence above is a segment of the Methanotorris igneus Kol 5 genome. Coding sequences within it:
- a CDS encoding DUF2209 domain-containing protein, with product MLGIDISGRHEVYGKFLRLYAGILAEISADRVIHVEKIEVHYSESTTQTPKDIIKEVKELMSKIKGNYDYIVCEKGEFFRIPKEHVSSLLGKEVIHPKTLGELELINIAHHVSYSCRKLLLKELDLNNGESE
- a CDS encoding CBS domain-containing protein — translated: MFFKKLSTIERIYNIGLELNHLSEIFEKITKFLIEFEEDIIKTYASSVLNEITVEDIMTKNVLTVPEDMDLEKFEKHIREHKHLGYPVVDKDDNILGIVTFNDLKKIGRELFKKFKVKDVMTPEDKLITVSPKTSAADVQKIMWKNDIGRVLVVDEDNNLLGIVTKSDLLRASVILLNEMPKITECKHITNFYFYDSDMSKVNKLADDMVVLLGARGYAVSEKEGYIEIQTRDWEPLAKIMKSKNRVDHISITTKTLNILDEKIVKEIIDLIEKYSFEEIIITDHITLINERSCIMRIITDITSFRESKKTFGTVTIRIDF
- a CDS encoding nicotinamide-nucleotide adenylyltransferase yields the protein MRGFIIGRFQPFHNGHLNVIKKISKEVDELIIGIGSAQKSHTLDNPFTAGERIMMITKTLKNFDFQYYVIPINDIEFNAIWVSYVEALTPPFDVVYSGNSLVRELFEERGYMVKKPEMFNRKEYSGTEIRRRMLNGEEWEPLVPKEVAEVIKEIRGVERLIRLSEKDY
- a CDS encoding DUF2097 domain-containing protein, which produces MKGHFAPKMCIEKEVDPEEILEYMHKNIEEGDYIEVYFGRVHVEGTVVVASDGFFRVDTDNDLLGTLEFDVSSIIDDLIELVHIKEDNAEEKIILRVKG
- a CDS encoding cobalt-precorrin-8 methylmutase, producing the protein MGAITKEGISIAEKSREIVKNKIRNVLGDKINSYSKEELSIIERVVHATADEEYAKLIYFKDNAVEEGVKAIKENKPIVVDINMIKAGIRYNNTYCFINDRKTYELAQKEQITRAVASIRIAKDLIDDGIVVIGNAPTALLEVIRMINEENIKPRVVIGVPVGFVQASESKELLRKTDVPSITTIGPKGGTPVAVSIINGIIAMSRDERV
- the thiI gene encoding tRNA uracil 4-sulfurtransferase ThiI, with the protein product MEKIIVRYGEIGTKSKQTRKRFEELLAKSIRKLLQKYDIHPDVSILHTRLLVEVNKEDFEKTLELLRKVPGISSFSPCVECKLDIDNIVKTAKRVVKDKLKSIDKDEITFAVKTQRVQKYFPLTSPEINSIVGEKIIEEFGLKVDLKNPDILVEIEVLKDRAFIFTERIRGIGGLPVGTQGNVLVLMSDGIDSPVAAYLMIRRGCNATLLHLKLSEEGLKKTRKLAGILSDYDCDLRFVVKDFRDELKSIKENLKKLDKEEYTCIFCKRTMLKIAEKYAKDLGCDAIVTGDNLGQVASQTLKNLRAISEGIELPILRPLIGMDKNEIIEIAKEIGTFEISTSKEIKCFAVPKYPVTKANIEKIKEIEKELKIRGH
- the cbiQ gene encoding cobalt ECF transporter T component CbiQ; this translates as MHISLSSLERENFKDSIIHKLDARVKLVLTLLIIFYITVYNNVFAMLLVEGYLIFLIILSRLSLLYMFKRIALILPFGGTIALFQPFIKGDTVIYCLFGMPIYQEGLTFGIILFLKVLVSVTGIVLLSSTTPMYEVINAARKLGLPKIMAMLLGLMVRYLFVMYDVLENTIKAQKSRGFNRKNLSYKKILHIFGYTVGNLFLRAYEQGEKTYLAMLSRCYSNESDLFLHKKKIGVEDLAMILITIIVLALGVFLF
- a CDS encoding PDGLE domain-containing protein, which encodes MDNKKILLYGLVISLIIGVLAPFLACPNPDGLESTAEKIINEKTLHHNLQQIGLEEEGTVVPSPMPDYSIEGMGKVGEVIAMIVGIIIILAVAYGITVAIAKKN
- the cbiM gene encoding cobalt transporter CbiM translates to MHIPDGFMPLWECGVFWLISLAFIAMSLKWASKELDEKKVPLFAALAAGIFAIQAMNMPIPWGTSGHMVGGALTAIIFDSPWAGVLMLTLVLIVQGVFFADGGLLVMGANIFNMGIIGSFVGYYVFKALKNIGTPIAAFVAGWASLFLSAIVCAIEMAIAGTFPLDKGLYYMGLYHACIGIIEGAITAIVIAYLSNVKPDLIGAKSTVNE
- a CDS encoding transposase, whose protein sequence is MSGRKTKRKGYWKAYDKRFKIFNIKYTYDFVSFIINILLPYKEKRKVGRPLAISYNEYIATLIIKHIFRISLRDLETLSDYLHKKHIDSSTYGKAFQRIKISDLTKIIVGLHLIIANSLKSSVIIYIADSTGVHLLRVYCERIRVVNNEIKKVKYRVFDKMHVLACYYKDYGLISIVMVKWDNGYSSDSKNLLKMIKSLDFVKGAIILLDGGYDDEDLLRELLSIDLIPIVKTKEFKWDYGISKIRKKVKKLFDKKLYKIRGVIEAIFGGLKTKFRLTLNEKLPESRCRATLAVAIVHNILTLMRVISIRE